The Sulfobacillus thermosulfidooxidans genome segment TCGTGGGCAAATCCTCCTCGGGTGTCCGTAACGTACGACGCCGAGCAATCGGTTGACCCGGAATGCGTTCGGGTGGGGCGTCTTGGTGCCATGTCTCCGTGCCGACGATCTGATGCGGGCGCGAGGGAATCGCATACCGCGTGAGCTCTTGCGTCTCTTGCCCAATCACGATACCGGTCTCGGAGTAGCGCCTGACGTACACCATCGTTCCCGCCGCCGTCCACGGTACCGCAAAACGATGCCCTTGCCAGTGCACAAACGCATCGCGCGTCACTTTACGGGGAAACTGTTCGCCGAAGGCCCACAGCCGCGTCAGGTCATACGGCTGGGCTCCCGCCACGTCGGCCTCCCAGCGATCTGTCGGGCGCTCGAACGTGGTGCCATGAATGCGCAGATCACGTTCCTGGGCCCAGACCATGACACGGACATTTAATTCCTTGAGGGTGATGACCTCAGGGATCCGCGGCCAGAAATTTTGGCGAACATATAACACACTGCGTTCGACTTTTCCCTTGGTTTTTGCCCGATAAGGCCGGGCGGCTTTCGGTCCAAAACCATGAAATTCGGCAAAAGCCGTGAATCGGGGGTTCCAGACGATCTCTCCCCCGCGCGGATGGTCAATGACCATCGGTTTCATGTTATCTGATAAAATCGTCGTGGGGACACAGCCAAAATACGCAAACGCGTTCTCGAGGCAGCGAAACAAGGTGGTTTGGCGCTGATCGTGCACAAATTCGCCAGACATACGCCGCGAAAAACTCATGGTATAAATAAAAATGTAGAGTTTTCGCCGTTGGTCCGGATACACCAACGCCCCGAAGTCGGCCCAATCGCATTGTGCTTGATCCCCGGGATCCGTTTCATAGCGTTGAGCCGGTTCAACACCCCGCTGCGGACGCAGCGGTTGCACCAGCTGTTTGATCAAACTCAGACTGCCCGTGTAACCGTGGGCACGGGCCTCTTCCCAGAGAACAACGGCATTCTGACACCCCTGGTTCCACCGTTCTTCGATATACTCTTTGTATGGATCGAGTTTACTCTCACGGGTACGACGGGTCAGGTCGTGCCCGTGTTTTTGGTCGGTGACCACTTTACGAATGGTTTTGCGATCGCGACCGGTGGCCGCTTGAATCGCCGTAATCGTCTGCTTCTGTTCGTGCATCATCATGATCCTGCGACACTCCTCGGGGGATAGATAATACGCCATGTCTCGCATCGCCTCGGTATTCGGATAGTGCCCGCCCTAGGGACAGGCCCTTTGATACGTTCCTCATAACATCCCGATAATCCTGTCGATTATGAGGAAATTCAACGGTCGTTTTTGAGGAATTTACCCTACCGTTTTGCGGGAAATTGCGTTGGCGTTTTGGGGAAATTCAACTGTCGTTTTTGGGGAAATTGAATTGTCCTTATTGGGGATTTTAAACCTGTCGTTGACAACCGGAATGCCTTCTCGGGTCCCCAACAGCGTCAGGAGAATTTGACGCAGATCGGGACGATGATCCTTGGAATGGCCATAGGTGGGATGCACTCCGGTCTCGGATCCGGTGTCCGGATACGTGCCATAGACCGAGCGAGTCGTACTATCCCAGTGGACAAACACCGGACTATCGGGCGTCCACACGTGGTCGTGCAAGAGCGCTCGCGTTGCAACGGCACTGAAGACGGTGGCGCCACCGGCGGCGGCGACTTTATCCAGAGCCCGTCCGAGGGCATCATCCGTAAAATCGGCCGCGGTGCGGCCGGATCCAAACAACAAGGGCACATCGGTTAACTGAAATTGCTCGTGGACGCGATATAGAGGTCGACGAGCGGTGAGCAAATTGACGACGAGCGCGAAAATCCGTTCGCCGGGCGACAGGTGGCAACGCTGCGAATCCCACGCAACGGTCTGATTTATGGCCTCGACGAATCCAATTTCCTCACAGAGGGCTCGGATGACCGGTCCAGCCCCCACAACAACGGGTGTCGGCATGGGTGTGTTCATAAGAGATTACTTCGCCATGCGAGACACAATCTCCTTTGCGATCAGCCCCAAAAAAATAATTTTTTTTTTGTTCCCTTCACGTGCGGAAAGTAAGTTATTAGGATCCAGTGCAATTTGATGGCTTCTCAGCATCGTCAACCACCTTTTTCATATCTTCGATCAATTTCTGATTCTTACGTGAACGAGAACCATAAAGGCGGGCAGAAAATACCGTGATGATTTCCAGCACATCCTTGGCAAGGTCTTCTTCAAACGGAGTGTCTTCGCCTTGATTGAGAATGACCACTTCCACCTCTTTCGCCTCGCAAAGGGCAAAAACCAGTTCTGCTCCCAAACGCCAGAGACGATGGGTATGTGTAATGACCAACCTGCCTACTTCGTCCGGTAAAATGGCATTCAATAGCCGTTGTAAGCCTTTCTTGTGGTCGTTCATGCCTGATCCAAGATCAGCAACGACCTCATATGTCCATCCTTGAGCAGCACAATACATTTCCAAAACTTGTTTTTGCCGTTCTAAATCCTCCTTTTGATCATGACTTGAAACTCTTGCGTACGCTACGGTTTTTCTGTCACTGCGTTGGAGTCGGAATAATTCCGGACGCAGTTTGACGACATCATATCTTCGGTGACCGCCGGGGGTCATTGCATCCGGTTGCAAACGGCCTTCTTTTTCCCAGCGCCGGAGTGTGGTGATGGAGACGCCAAGCACTTTTGACGCTTCACCTATCGTTACTAATCTATCCATATGGATAGTATGGCATAGTTTTGGATAGATTCAATTAAAACTGTTCAAACCCCTAACGTCCTCGCAGCGGGTGAGTATTGGAGGCGATCGCCGCGAATCTTCTTGCCATAGCGCAGAGATCGTCACCTCGGAATTCCAATCAAAACCTTGAGGAGGGTGTTGTTGGTGAGAACCCGTTATCCGCAGCTGCGGTGTCGAGTTATGAAAAACCTTCATTTTCATTTTTGTGTTCTGCCATTCAGTCAAGAACCTCCAGCATGAGTTTAAGGCACTCATCAGGAGTCAATTTGCCCGTATCCACGACAACCATATCCGGAAGCTGGCGCACAGGATTAACCTCGCGCATCGCATCGCTCGCATCCCGTTCCCGGAGTTCTCGTCCGACTTCCTCACGACTTATTACCTCACTTGCAGCGCACCGTTGACGCCAACGCCGCTCGATCCGAATCTCCGTGGGAGCATCACAAAAGAATTTGTGGCCAGCTTCGGGGAAAATTCCCGTACCTAGGCCATGCCCCTCCGCAACCAGACGCATTCCCGCCGTGGCAGTTCTAAAGCGAGCCGCTAACCCTCGGCCAACCTCGGGGCGTCTCGTGATACGAGGCAACCATTTGCGTACTTCGTCTGAGTCTAGCTCATCAGGAGGTATCCCATAACCGTTAATATTCGGCGTGAGGACATTATTCTGGACATCAAAATGCAACTCGAGTCTGCTCAAGTATAATTCGAGCTGTTCAAGATCATTGGGATTAATTCCCTCGTGCAATAGAACCCATACGTTCAAACGATGCGCCATTCCCGTACTGAGCATAGGCACACCTAAGGAAGATGAGAGTAACCGGGCACAAGTTGATTTGCCTGATGCGGCGAAGCCGTCAATCGTGATTATCCCAGAACACATTCGAGTCACATCATCTCCCTTTTTCGGCTGCAATAATCCAGATTCTGCTTTTTAATACGTCATGCGAATGTTAAACCGGAAACTGATGAAAGTTCTCATCCTGAATTTTGCCACGTATCAATCACATCGGCTAATTTTTTCGCATCCGGCACCCCTAAACCGGTCACCGCATTCCAACCGGGCCCAGCATTATAGTACCAATTGTTTCCCTGTGTGATTTGCCGCAGTCCTCCACTATTGGCATTGGCATACAAAGCATAGTTTAAAAGTCCTTGGGGACTTCCTGTATATTGATCAATTAATGCTACAATTCCCGCCCATTGGGGAGACGCAAAAGATGTGCCACCCCACCCATTCATCCATGGGGCAGTTGGTGATGAGTATACTGAATTGGAATCATAAATGGCGTAACCGGTAAAGGGATCGGCGTTAAATGACACATCAGGCACATCCCGGTTACCGTCATTCAGCGATTCGGTTTGCCACCATGAATATAATCCCGAGGTGGGCACGGGACTATTTGGCGTAAATAGACTTGAAGAACCTCCTCCAGAACCTATCGGATAAATATCATTCTTCCATCTTGCCTCGCTTGTGACTCCAAAATTTTCATAATATGGGAGAAGATAACTCCATCCCCAACCTTGCTCGCCATTCATGGGAATAGTTCCGCCAGGAATCACGACGACACCACCGTTAATCGTCGGATTGGGATTGGTCGCACTGACTTGCGGCAAGGTTGTTCCCCCCACCGCTAAAATGTCAGGAGAGGAAGCTGGCAGATCAACACTTAAATTTTTGTCTGTAGGATAGCCATCGTAAGCCCCATAATCACCTGATGCAACCATCATCGTCATGCCTTCTGCAGCCCCTTGCATGAAGGCCTGATTCATCATATAGGCATAGGAAAACGGCGTAAAAAACTCACTTTCACCCCAACTACATGTCATCACCTGCGCCGTATCCTGGCTCACGACCGCTTGAAATAAATCAAGAAATCCAGGGGTCGTATTAGGCGCTTCATAGACAATAATATTAGCCCCTGGTGCCATTGCGCCGGAGCGTTCTACATCTAAACTCGTTTCAGAGCCCCCAATTCCCTTGCCAGAGGCATTAACATTTTGACCATCAACACCCACTTCGGACAAGGTTCCCGTGCGGTTAATCCCGTAATAGTTCCAGAACTGCTCAGCATCACTAGGAATGAACGGTGCCAACGTGGCCACGGCAATCGTTACACCTTTTCCTGTCACAGCATGGGGATTTTTATACAAGGGAGAGACATTGTAAACCTGAGCCATCTGTTGGGGTGAATATCCTTGTGGTGTGGTTGATCCAGATTGACTAGGGGTCTCGGATTGATTCACCATATGGTCAGAAATCGCATTATACGTGGTCATTCCGGCAATTCCTGAGACCAATTGCGCCAAATTATATCCATCATAATTTGTGGGCAATACGGGGTTGGTATTATTGGCTAAATACGACCGGCCCTGATACAAATAGTTATTAATAGAAACTTGAAAAGCTCGTTCAACATTCCCAATAGTTCCCTCTACATTAATACCCAGTGGATACGCGATTTGCTGGCCATTAACTGTTACAGGCTGAATGTCATATTGAGCCAGGTAATTTAATAAGGCGTGCACTGCTTGCGAAGACGGTGCATAAGTCGCCGCAAAGGTTGATGCATTCATAAAATGATGGAAATAAGGTGAACTTGGCGTCACTGAATCTTGAATAAATTGGGCAACCGTTGAAGGATAAGACGAGCCTAGAGGGGCGTTTTGAAAATTAAAACCAATATAGAGCGTAACATGGGCTGAAGGAGAGGCTGGATTTCCCTCGCTGGAAGCATCCAAGAGCGCGTGAGCAACATTTCCGTGAATAATGCCCATAGACGCTGCTTGTACAGATCCGCCATAGCCCATAAGAGGCCATGCCGCCAACGCCGAAGCCAGTGTTAAAGCCCACACTTCTTTTTTCACGAGGCACCGCTCCCTTCCTCTTCTGTTAAAATCTTACAACAGCGTAGCATACTTTATTCGAAATAATGACTCTTTTTTAGTCAAGGTTCTTGGTATCTTTGACAATCTGTAAAACGCCGACCAATGTTAAAAGTCTCATTCACCTATAACCTCGTTAACTTGCCGGATTGCGGAAAGATAACGCCTCGGCCTGCACCGCATATCTAAAATTCCAAGTCACGATGCAGTGTTCATTATTGTCGAGGAGCAAATAAAGGCACAAAAAACCACATCTTTCACCAGAATTTCCTAGCATCAATCATCAACATCGATCAAAAAGATACCCTCGTAAAATCCACCACGATGTTGACGTTTTGCCTCTTGAATGTGTCGAAGTTGTTGCCAGGTTCGTCCATGCACCACAGCTAACGCATCAATGACTTCTAATAGATCGGCCAGCTCTTCTACAGCCGTTTCGTCAGACCTCGCACTGAGATATTCTTTCAACTCTTCTTGGAGTTTGGCTTGTAGCATATCTTTTCTCTCTTCGGGGGCAAGCACACGAGTTCGGAAGCTTTTTCCTGTGGCTTTGATGATATCCGGAATGTTGTCTCGTACCAATTTGTTATACTGCGGCATATTGCAATCCCATCTTTCTCAAGCTCAACCTCAAGCTCAACGTAGAAAAAATAATTTAAAGCATAATTCGCGACAGATCGCTTTTTTCCTGCTGAGATAATGAAAAATCGGCATGGTCTTGAAAATTATTCCTAACATTTACATCATTAACCTAAGAAGTGCACGAATAGTATGCCACTTGACCAAAGGAGTTGATTTTCTGCGGAACGGAGGTTTGTCATGGTTGCTGATGTAGAAAAAAGACGGCAATATCTCATGAATCTTATCCCGAGATGGACACGCCGAACTATAGCGGAACATTTTCATGTTTACTCACAAATGTATGCTCAGCGCCTCTTCTTAGCATCACCACGGAGACAACTAACGTATCAACAAACTTGGAATGAAGCTTGGACTTTAGCCAAGGCACTTTTAGCCCTAGGAGTAAAACGACGTGAGCATGTCGCGCTGTTACTTCCTAATGAACCCCAGTTCATGACATTATGGATAGCCATTGATCTGGTCGGCGGTATCGTTATCCCCTTAAACAGTATGCTACGCCAAAATGAACTGGAATACATCATGCAGCAGGCTGATGTCCGCATACTCATTTTTCAAGACAAAATAGGTCGCGTCGCTTATGATCGCATAATCGAAGACCTGTGGCAAACATTACGTCATGAAAATATGCCTTCGGCACTTGAACACATTGTCATGATATCCTCAACACCAGATTCATCGCCATCGTCCACCCCATTTATACCGTGGGCGCGTTTTATTTCCGAAGGAAATCAGATCTCGGACGACACAGTGAAACACCGGTGGGAACAGAGCCGTTATCCAGATGAAGTAGCAGCCATTATTTATACTTCCGGATCCACCGGTCGTCCAAAAGGGGTAATGTTAACGCATGATAATTTCCTTCGCTGTGCGTATAGTACGTGTTTAAGCCGAGCTTTTGAAGATGGGCGAAAAATCTTTACTCCTCTTCCCCTCTACCATGTTTTTGCCCTTGAAGAAGGCGTCCTCGCCTCGTCATTTGTTGGAGGCACTCTCATTCTCCAGCCGCATTTTCAACCGGCTCAGGCTCTTTCACTCATGGCCCAATATCAGGTAAACGATGTTTTATGCGTCCCTTCGATGTTGATTAATCTTGTGAATCATGCCAGCGCACAACGCTATGATTGGTCCCATCTTTATGCCTTAATGTGCGCTGCGGCGCCTGCTCCCGTTCCCATTTGGCAAAAGGCTGTAGATCTTTTTGGATTAACCGAAATTTGTACGGGGTACGGCGGCACTGAGGTTACCGCGTCGACCACGCATACGGAGGTTGGTGATCCCATTAATGTCGTAGTGTCCCGGGTAGGCCGGATTAAGCCGGGAGGCGTATCGGGCTTGCCCGAGTTTCAGGGCGCCAATGTCCAATATAAGGTCATAGACCCTGAAACGGGGCAAGATCTACCTCCTGGAAGTATCGGAGAATTAACAGTGCGAGGAAATATTGTATGCCGAGGTTACTATAATAAGCCAGAAGAAACCATGGCGGCCTTCGACAAAGATGGCTGGTTTCGCAGTGGCGATTTGGGTCGTATTGATGAGAACGGTTATATTGAATTTTTAGGCCGTAGCAAAGATTTGTTCAAGGTATCGGGAGAAAATGTCGCTCCCAAAGAAGTCGAAGAGGTTCTTAGTCAACACCCAGCTGTCAAACAAGCATATGTTGTTGGGGTCCCTGATCCCGTGACAACGGAAATTGGGGCAGCCTTTATCGAACTCCATGCTGAGACCCAGGTGACGCGCCGAGAATTATGGAATTGGTGCCAAAATTCATTGGCTCGCTTCAAGGTTCCTCGGTATATCTTTTTCGTTTCCCCTGAAGAGTGGCCCTTAACAGGCTCGGGTAAAATCCAAAAATTTATCTTGCGAGAACGTGCGCTATCTCTAATCAAATATGATTTCTCATCGTCGGACAACGTCGAATAAGTTAAAATATCCGCGCATCCTGCCAATCCTCTTATTCTTAGAACCTAAAGGGATACGCGGTTCAATCTTTTCCTTCGAATTATTACCCATCTTTTATTACCCATCTTTATGAAACAATCGGCGCATGAGCCGAGAATGACGAAGAGCCGATCCCAAAATCCACACGATAGCAAACCAGGCAAATGTTAATGTGGTGGCAAAAAGACTATGCATTTGCTGACTTTTATAAATGACCTGTCGCCATGTTAAGGGACGTGATAAGTTATCAGACATATTCTTCTTCCTTTAGAAAGCATATGATAATCAAGATAGAATCCGGCCGATAATGTTTTGCGTTAAATTTTGCGCATGTACCGTAAAGACACTAGGTTTTCCCCATCGACTTGAGCATAAGCCGGAATGACTTGCTGGAAAACAAAACCACGAGATTCGTAGAAAGGAATCCCTTTGAGATTTCCTGGAGTGACAGACACCCACTGAGTTTTAGCCCCTTGAGCCCGACATTCTTCCGTAATGGCATCTAACAAACCTGATCCTATCCCGTGATAGCGCCAGCGAACATCAACATAGAGAACATACAACTCGCACACATCCGTTCCCGTCATTCCTCCCGAGCCGGCACCCAGAACACCATCATTGTCTTTGGCAACCCACCATTCTTGATGGGTCACCTCGCTAACAACGCGTGTCGGTTGGTAAAATTGATCGACAATCCGAGCGATATAAGAAGACGGGAGAATCCCTGTGTAAGTCTCCCAATAGGATTCTCGGCACACACGGCAAATGCCCATGACATCGTGTTCGTTCGCTTTTTGAATGGTTATCATAGAGTCGAACCGTCCTTTTTGTCGGCACATTGAGAAATTCCCGTCCGAAAAGGCAAATCTCTGGATTGGTGTTCCGGTATTATACCTTCTACCAATTGAGGAGCACGTGAAGAGTTTTAACTCAATCACATTATATAGAAAAAACACCTAGGTAACCCTAGGGTTTCGGTGAAGCAGGAACGTTCTGTTCGAATAGCAGATGATCTAACGTTAACACATCTATACCAGTCAAAATGAATATGCCGCCCTATCATGAATAGCCTTAAAAGCGTGTGATAATTTGTTTTAAGCTTGCGCTGTTTCCCGTTGGGCTACACGCCCAAGTTTAGATAAATATCGGTCCAGCGTTTGGCGAGCTTCTTTGGTACTACTCGAGACATCATATTGCAAAATGCCCCAGAATTCTAGCGCCACCCGTAAAACGCTATTATAGTAATCTTTCACGCCATAGTTGGCATATTGGGCAATCACTTTGAGCCGTTGGCGGAAATTTGGCATACCAAAGCCAGGCATCACAAAACGGGGAATCACTCGGCATACCGTAGCAATGCGCGACGGATCATCTTCAATATAGGCTTTGGCTGCATCCCGGTAAAATGCGTAGTGCAACGTCTCATCTTTAGCGACAGCACGTAATATCGTGGTCAATACGGGATCTTGCGCCTCAGCCGCTCGAGCCAAGTTTAAATAAAACACGCGAGTAGCCAGTTCTTGCAAGCTCGTATAAATCATCATGGCAAAAGGATCGGTAGCTTCTGCTTGCCACCCGGCTTGAATCACATTTTTTCGAATATGATCACGTGTATCGGGATCTCCATTGCGGCTTAAAAGAAGGTACACATCCAAAATGCGTGCATGTTGGTCCTCTTCTCGTGTCCAGGTGTGAATAAAATGCTTCAGAGCCGA includes the following:
- a CDS encoding S53 family peptidase, which produces MKKEVWALTLASALAAWPLMGYGGSVQAASMGIIHGNVAHALLDASSEGNPASPSAHVTLYIGFNFQNAPLGSSYPSTVAQFIQDSVTPSSPYFHHFMNASTFAATYAPSSQAVHALLNYLAQYDIQPVTVNGQQIAYPLGINVEGTIGNVERAFQVSINNYLYQGRSYLANNTNPVLPTNYDGYNLAQLVSGIAGMTTYNAISDHMVNQSETPSQSGSTTPQGYSPQQMAQVYNVSPLYKNPHAVTGKGVTIAVATLAPFIPSDAEQFWNYYGINRTGTLSEVGVDGQNVNASGKGIGGSETSLDVERSGAMAPGANIIVYEAPNTTPGFLDLFQAVVSQDTAQVMTCSWGESEFFTPFSYAYMMNQAFMQGAAEGMTMMVASGDYGAYDGYPTDKNLSVDLPASSPDILAVGGTTLPQVSATNPNPTINGGVVVIPGGTIPMNGEQGWGWSYLLPYYENFGVTSEARWKNDIYPIGSGGGSSSLFTPNSPVPTSGLYSWWQTESLNDGNRDVPDVSFNADPFTGYAIYDSNSVYSSPTAPWMNGWGGTSFASPQWAGIVALIDQYTGSPQGLLNYALYANANSGGLRQITQGNNWYYNAGPGWNAVTGLGVPDAKKLADVIDTWQNSG
- a CDS encoding acyl-ACP desaturase, yielding MGFLNSTLDTLYQRHLELSNKVDWGYHRLLPWERGRNFIDEPWNENQGTISPELTVAVETAMLTEINLPWFTTGLQAVFAEAPSALKHFIHTWTREEDQHARILDVYLLLSRNGDPDTRDHIRKNVIQAGWQAEATDPFAMMIYTSLQELATRVFYLNLARAAEAQDPVLTTILRAVAKDETLHYAFYRDAAKAYIEDDPSRIATVCRVIPRFVMPGFGMPNFRQRLKVIAQYANYGVKDYYNSVLRVALEFWGILQYDVSSSTKEARQTLDRYLSKLGRVAQRETAQA
- a CDS encoding IS607 family transposase — encoded protein: MDRLVTIGEASKVLGVSITTLRRWEKEGRLQPDAMTPGGHRRYDVVKLRPELFRLQRSDRKTVAYARVSSHDQKEDLERQKQVLEMYCAAQGWTYEVVADLGSGMNDHKKGLQRLLNAILPDEVGRLVITHTHRLWRLGAELVFALCEAKEVEVVILNQGEDTPFEEDLAKDVLEIITVFSARLYGSRSRKNQKLIEDMKKVVDDAEKPSNCTGS
- a CDS encoding nucleoside triphosphate pyrophosphohydrolase; protein product: MPQYNKLVRDNIPDIIKATGKSFRTRVLAPEERKDMLQAKLQEELKEYLSARSDETAVEELADLLEVIDALAVVHGRTWQQLRHIQEAKRQHRGGFYEGIFLIDVDD
- a CDS encoding (d)CMP kinase, which translates into the protein MCSGIITIDGFAASGKSTCARLLSSSLGVPMLSTGMAHRLNVWVLLHEGINPNDLEQLELYLSRLELHFDVQNNVLTPNINGYGIPPDELDSDEVRKWLPRITRRPEVGRGLAARFRTATAGMRLVAEGHGLGTGIFPEAGHKFFCDAPTEIRIERRWRQRCAASEVISREEVGRELRERDASDAMREVNPVRQLPDMVVVDTGKLTPDECLKLMLEVLD
- a CDS encoding class I adenylate-forming enzyme family protein; the encoded protein is MVADVEKRRQYLMNLIPRWTRRTIAEHFHVYSQMYAQRLFLASPRRQLTYQQTWNEAWTLAKALLALGVKRREHVALLLPNEPQFMTLWIAIDLVGGIVIPLNSMLRQNELEYIMQQADVRILIFQDKIGRVAYDRIIEDLWQTLRHENMPSALEHIVMISSTPDSSPSSTPFIPWARFISEGNQISDDTVKHRWEQSRYPDEVAAIIYTSGSTGRPKGVMLTHDNFLRCAYSTCLSRAFEDGRKIFTPLPLYHVFALEEGVLASSFVGGTLILQPHFQPAQALSLMAQYQVNDVLCVPSMLINLVNHASAQRYDWSHLYALMCAAAPAPVPIWQKAVDLFGLTEICTGYGGTEVTASTTHTEVGDPINVVVSRVGRIKPGGVSGLPEFQGANVQYKVIDPETGQDLPPGSIGELTVRGNIVCRGYYNKPEETMAAFDKDGWFRSGDLGRIDENGYIEFLGRSKDLFKVSGENVAPKEVEEVLSQHPAVKQAYVVGVPDPVTTEIGAAFIELHAETQVTRRELWNWCQNSLARFKVPRYIFFVSPEEWPLTGSGKIQKFILRERALSLIKYDFSSSDNVE
- the istA gene encoding IS21 family transposase: MMMHEQKQTITAIQAATGRDRKTIRKVVTDQKHGHDLTRRTRESKLDPYKEYIEERWNQGCQNAVVLWEEARAHGYTGSLSLIKQLVQPLRPQRGVEPAQRYETDPGDQAQCDWADFGALVYPDQRRKLYIFIYTMSFSRRMSGEFVHDQRQTTLFRCLENAFAYFGCVPTTILSDNMKPMVIDHPRGGEIVWNPRFTAFAEFHGFGPKAARPYRAKTKGKVERSVLYVRQNFWPRIPEVITLKELNVRVMVWAQERDLRIHGTTFERPTDRWEADVAGAQPYDLTRLWAFGEQFPRKVTRDAFVHWQGHRFAVPWTAAGTMVYVRRYSETGIVIGQETQELTRYAIPSRPHQIVGTETWHQDAPPERIPGQPIARRRTLRTPEEDLPT
- a CDS encoding GNAT family N-acetyltransferase, with protein sequence MITIQKANEHDVMGICRVCRESYWETYTGILPSSYIARIVDQFYQPTRVVSEVTHQEWWVAKDNDGVLGAGSGGMTGTDVCELYVLYVDVRWRYHGIGSGLLDAITEECRAQGAKTQWVSVTPGNLKGIPFYESRGFVFQQVIPAYAQVDGENLVSLRYMRKI